CCCGCGGCGCGGATGATGGTGTCGGGAACCGGCACCGCGACCATCGGGGTGTCGGCCACCTCGCCGAACATGCTCGCCAGCTCGCTGACGGAGACGCGGTGACCGCCGGCCATGTAGCGCCGCGGCCCGCGCCCGGGTTCCAGCAGCGCCACGTGCAGCGCGGCCACGTCGCGGGCATCGACGATCAACCACGCCGCTCCTCGCCCGGGCACGACATGCAGATCCAGCAGCGACTTCACGCCTTGGCCGGCTTCCCCGTATTGATCACCGACCGGTGGCCCAAGGACCATGCCGGGATAGGTGATGTTGACCGGCGCGCCGGCGTCCTGCAGGCCGCGGGCGTAGATCTCGACCTGGGCCTTGGACGTTCCGTAGCCGTCGGCCCCGCCGACCACCGGCAAGTCCGCCGACAGCGTCTCCAGGTTGGGATGAAACAGCGCGGTAAAGCTGGACACGTGCACGATCGGATCCAGGCCCAGCTCGACAGCCTGGCCGAGCACATTCTGTGCGCCCTGCATGTTGGTGGTCAGCATCTC
The Mycobacterium sp. 050128 genome window above contains:
- a CDS encoding SDR family NAD(P)-dependent oxidoreductase, with the protein product MRILITGGTGFVGGWTAKAIADAGHSVRFLVRNPDRLHTSVAKLGVDVSDFAVGDITDRVSVREALQGCDAVVHSAALVATDPRQTSEMLTTNMQGAQNVLGQAVELGLDPIVHVSSFTALFHPNLETLSADLPVVGGADGYGTSKAQVEIYARGLQDAGAPVNITYPGMVLGPPVGDQYGEAGQGVKSLLDLHVVPGRGAAWLIVDARDVAALHVALLEPGRGPRRYMAGGHRVSVSELASMFGEVADTPMVAVPVPDTIIRAAGAILDIATPYLPFSTPFTAAGMQYYTQMPASDDSPSEKELGITYRDPRETVADTIDALRSADS